The segment GGTTTATAGTTTCCTTATTAAAATACGTCACAAGGAAAGAACTattaaattttcataataaaaaattatattccgCACTTTTTATaggaaacaaaataaataatattataatatatatatatataatgttttattaatttatgtatattgaGATTGTACTTGTAATATTAAACATATCATACTCTTTACATgtctaatattatatatatataattttatttattaaaggtAAGACATAGACTCGtggataattttttttttttttttttttataagatatacataacaatatatatattgaaaatttTTTCAATTGATCAATTtaatctttttaattttaaagatgatttctttttttaacgAAGAtacaaaagaagaagaaaaattattacaagaaatattagaaaacaaaaatgatAAGATACCAAATATCTTAAAAGAAATCGTGACCTCTCATTTATCAAAAGGTAATACACAGAAAAAAGAGGTATCGTtaagtataaaaaatgaagaggGATACTATGATAAAAGaccatatgaatataatgaatGTGATAGAGATAACATAAAGGAGAATATAAAGTACccaagtaataatatatatgatagtAAGAATTGTAATACAGCTTTAAATTATAGTAATGAAGAGTTATTAAATCTTAAAGttgatacaaatatattttcttttcatataaaaaaaaatgggaaAATAAATTCagatatattctttataccTTATAATAGTatagatgatgaagatgtgATAACAGAATATACATAtagttataattattatgatatatatccAGTAAATATTGAACAAGTTAATAAATCATTtcattcaaataaaaaaaggaaaataataaaaaataaaaatattaatacaaataatcaattattaataaagaagGAATtagatgaagataataatgatataaataacgaaaaaaatgaaaattataatgatataaaaaacaaaagatcTAACTTCCAAAAATTATTAGTTCATTTTAGAGGGCGATTATTTATTGGAtgtcatataaattattcatattttaaaataaaaacattctTAGccatgataaaaaataatgaagatatagATGATACAGAAAATTTACCACTTTTTAattatgttaataaaaatatacaaacatataatttaattgaaAATGCTACATATTGGAAACAGGATGAATATCCTGATTATACTGatcaaaatatacaaaaacttttcttctttcatatattaattcctttaaataattacaatGAAGAAGAGAGTGAATTAAATTATGATGTTGTTTTTTGATGTAACTACCTAAATGGATAACAttcaaacatataaataaataaatataaatatatacatatatatgatattaaaaataatggatataaattaaattagacaaaaaaaataataataaatgtatacaCATCAGATATACAacgtataaaaatataccaaatatatattgtataatatacgtatacacaaatattttaattagtACAAAAATTAgtgtaattataatatatatatatatatatatacatatattacatatgttGATTCCATttcgttttattttttttattttttttttatttttttttattttttttattttttaatcctTTTATCATTTCCTTTATTAATCACATTTGACATTTTTGcattttatctttatataacaTCAAACTTTttatagataaataaatatttttgctccttattttattcttaatatcatcatttaaaAACAGAATAGATTTCTTAATATCTTTAGTATCCTGTACCTCGTTTTTACTATAAAATTGTTTATGTTCGTTTAGTTGATCAtccattttatttgtttgatCAATAAGCTTTTTATTGccattaattatataataaaggtaTGTACCTAATGTTTCTGAATATATATCAAGAGCACTCATACTAttgattaaaattaatatgtctttaattatatattcattattaataatatgaatgtttttttctttttgtaatatatgtaaagctttttttaatattatataaactaattcattttttattttattctttgaAAAAACATATGCTGATAAAGCAAGATGATGTATGCTAGCTGTATCAATaagtttttttaaatatatttgatataaatttataatatcatcattaGAAATGTTTaattttgtataataatataaaatattacataatgtagatatattcatttttcttatatttaaaatgaatTTAGCATTTATAttagatattatattttcatttttatttttatattttaccaTACTATTTAGTATAAAACATAATTGTTTTTCATCACaagaataaatttttttttcaatttctttaaatatattatctatatatatagggttatgtatattcatttttatgtatcCATTAATAATTAATGATAGATGTCGAATTGTTGTCAAATGcaactttttatttatttcttcgctaattatatgtaaaaattcAATCGGCTTGTCATAAAAAATACGACAACAGGAATTGATAATTAATGATAACGATTGTGTATTCATTTTGTCGATTCTTTTTGTAATTTCAAATAAAAGCATTAGAAATAGTTTATTCAGtacatcttttttttctttcatagTTAACATGTCTATATAGTTATGTGTTTCTGAAcaaatattttcatcatgTGTTGAATTGTAATTTGGGTCTTTTACACACGTatttaaaatgttattataactattattattattataactataactatcattattattataactattattattattataactattattattattataactatcattattattattattattattattgctcatgttgttattttttttatccgtTATTTCTTGTGAAACAACCTTCACATATTCACCTACACCAAATGTACCTTCTTGTAAATTCTTCTTTGCCTTATCCATTTTTATACAATCCTCTGATCtgacataattatttttgtaatttatatgaatgagcttatttttaataaagggTTTGTTAACAgtattatcatcatcgttcatatataaatgatccTTCTTATATTCATGGacagaaattttttttaattcttcctGCTCTTCTCTAAAAAATTCAGGTGACGGCTTCATAATTTGGGAAAAGGAATTTAGTAACATAGCCAAACCTTGAGGTGtacattcttttttatatttattaaaatgttctaaaaaataaattaataattcaaGAGAGTATTTTCGCATATGAGAATCATTACAATGTTTTGTATAAGCacttaaaattaaaacaataGGAAAGGAATAATTACTACATGTGTTGCTTTTAGTAACAATAGAATTAATAACACTATTAAtatctattatttttatattttttattttatttaaaaatatttcaaacaAATTCTTATCaacataatttaaattatttaatgcaTGACATACATGAGCACATGATAATAAATCTATATTAGATATTTCCttattctttatatgttcaataagtttataaattattcttatatcTCTATATCTTACTTTTGAATATGCATATAAAATCCTACCAATTTCTTTCATATTAAAACTATtagatattttataaatacgtTCACTTAATTTTTCCCatgttattttatcatatggACCTTCCTCACACACTCTCTCCGTAATTTTTGTAATACGACTATGGCTCATCCAAGGGATACCAGCCAATGTATCGTAAGATACatctttcttatttattaaagtaaaataaaaaatctcTGTATGATTTCTTAGTACATTATTAAGTATCTTTCTTCTGATATTTagcattatataatacaatatctacgaaaaaaaaaaaaatatatatatatgtatataaataaaatgaacatataattatatatattcactcCGTTCAATAGATAATCTTTAAATCATAATTTggtttatcatttttaaatatcacatatatatatatatatatatatatatatatatataattccttAATTGTACCATTGTgtaataaaaagtataacATAGATTTATACTTTATCTACATTATGAATAACGTTCATTTtatgaaacatatatatatatatatatatatatatatatatatagatataacttacatatatataaatatattttatatatatttcctttttttacatatatgttcACACTATACTAAGAActcaatttattatttagagATTCTATCTTTACTTAATAACAaagttacaaaaaaataaaaaaagcatattttctatataaaagattcactcatattatatatttattttattataattataatatatatatatatttatatgcaccggtttaaaaaaaaaaaaaaattatgtgtttatgcataaataaaaaaattgttagtaataataatacatatatacagaATAATGTATAAATCGTTCACTCctcatataattttgtacataaaaaattacCATTTAATCAAtccttttatattaattattttgttaaacCATTAGAAAGGTATAGTTATggtttaaatataaaacatatatatttgtttttcttcccaattaataaaaataaatatgttctTACCATAAGAGATGTtaacataaatatgaatttatgaggcaaaaaaaaaaaaaaaaaaaaaaaaaaaaaccctTCCAATCAAtagtttaaaaatattataatggactcatttaattaaataatgtttatttatatattttacataaatatttttgtcagaataatataatttatcaagTTTATTCATAACTTCATAGATGAAAAGtataatatctatatattatatatatatatatataatataaaatataattatggggggatatatatatgcataatataaaaatatatagcagaacaaaaattaaataaagtacatttttaaaatacgTAGACAAGactatttaataatatctatattattaaaattttatatatgtataaaagttaatattttattaataaataaataaatgcataaagaaataataaaataaaatgttaaaatCATGGactaaattaaaaataacattttcatatatatattatatatatatatatataaatagtttAATAATCATACTATATACTATATGCAACGTAAATAATATCAGGGttcaataaaaaaaggaaaaaaaaaaaggattaataagaaatatacacacatggataaatacataaacatatacatatatatatatatatatatatatatatatatataacacttttttattttttattttttattttttattttttagttCATTCTTTTTCTCTGGTTTTCCCAATCATAATAATCTTCTATACTTCCAATATATGGCATATTAGATAAGATATCATTAGGCTTATATGCTAATACCAACATACCACATAACTGTACAAATACATTTTTCAGATAATCAGCTGAGACACCAAAACGACAagtatcttttaaaatatttgcaTAACATTCAACATATCTTAACATTTCAAAATATTCAGATTGTTCTTCAAATAATAtcctattataataattagaTGCATTACCTTCAAATTGTATTGGTCCAGGATTACAAAAACGATCTTCCATTTGCCATTTTTGTAAAGCAATTTTTAAGCTTCTATAAGCTTTTCCATTCAAATCTACAGGTGCACTAGGAATTACTGGTAAATCACCTTTAGATGcactttttaaatatttacttCCTTGTCCTTTTggtaatattttcattaatgATATGAATGGTATAGCAAATAATTTCCAATCTTTAACATTACCACATAATCCTCTTATAGATACAATATATCCTGTTAAGCCACTTTCAATAACTATTGATGCTGCATGTCCATATGCATATGCTAACTTACAATCAAATTCTGATGGTAATGATGAACGTCCTTGATAACCAAAAAAGTGTGTTAAGCCCATGAAACTTCCtgaatattttcctttttgctTTCTATCTTGTAATTCTTCTTTAACcatttgtaataataattgttcaGTTTCTAATTGTTCAAAACGCATAGATCTCAAATCTACCtgtaataattcttttataataaattgtgGGAATGTCTTTAATAATGCTAAACTCCATGGTGTTAATTTAGAAACCCATTCTGATGTTAAGTGACCATGATCCACACCAGATAAATTTACTAAATCATTTCTTGCTTCTAATAATTGGCCTTTTTCTGATGcctcatttaatatatcacttatttcagataataatattttcatatgtgGTAAGTGCATCAATAAAGCATCTGGAATTAATACAGTACCATAATTTTTTCCAACATCAGCTCGTGCACATACAACATCAGCAATATCTTGAACAACTCTCCATAATGTTTTATCTGCAGCTCCATATTCTTCTGATATAATAACTACATTTGGATGTGTTTGTAAAGCACATTCTAAAACCTCATGTGATGGAGATCTTCCCATTAAACGAATAAAATGCCAATACTTAGGCATACTTACAGCATCTGTCAATACATTACCTATTAATGATGCATATACTTTTGTACTACTATCAAAACCAACACATGTCTCTATTAATTCATGTATCAAATTATTAGATCCTGTTAATGGTATACCAACAACAGATGtaggtatttttttttctaaaaagtATTCTGATAATAAAGCAGCTTCTGTAATAGTTATATTAGATCCTGGCATAACTAAACCATTCAATTGTAATTTTGTAACTGTCTCACATActttatttctattttctttatcaaaTAATGAATGCTCTGGAGAATTGCCAGTTAATTCTAAACCTCCTTGATTTACGTATTTTgctatattatcatcatctattataatgtatttattatgtaataatcCATATAATCCGTAAAATGCAATACAAACaccttttaataatttcaaaCGCCTATATAAACCACATAACACATTCATAGCACCTGGAGCCTGTCTTGATAAAAATACTATACCAATTCTTATTTCAAAAGAAATGGGACTAGCATATTTATCATGAAATATTTCTTGTATCTGAAATTTGTTCTCATAAGACATATGAGGGTAATTTGATAAGATTTGTTTTTGTGTATATGGATCATTGGATATATACTGTTTTCCTGCTCTAACCTTTGCTTTCAAATCAGAACATAATTCGGGCAATTctaatttattatacaaCCTAGATGTTTGTAATTCGGACATACAACCTAATGATTTATAACTAGATGCATGTTGTTCATAAAATCCTTGGTTTACAGGTTCTGAAGACAAAACATCAGATGTATTGCTTTTTTGACAATTTAAAGTATTCATTCCATCACCATTTACATTATAGGCTGTATTTAATAAGGTAGTATTACCAAAGGTGGATCCATctgatgtattattataattagtgCTTACattattgatattattattattattattattattatcatcacttaGATTGTACTTTGTTTTCTTAGCAGAACTTGTTGGTGATGATCCACCATCCCTTGCTTTATCGTCagatatattatgattattgtccccattattttcatacatATTCTTGTTAGTTAGATTTATAATAAGCTCTAAATCATCGGCATTCTGACATAACAAATTATCCTTTGTTGGAGTCTTTACAGTATAACAACGTGCATTACCTAAATGGCCATTAAATTGGATAGGTCCTGGAGATctatataaatcataaagAGACCACAAACTCCTTACTTCCTTTAATACATTAAATAATGGACTATTTAAATCAACTAAATATCTTTTAACAGCTGGGAATTCATTACCTGTGTTATCTTTAATTACATGCATAATTCGTAAAAATGGAATTGCAGCTGGTATCCAATTGGTATATGAATCTTCCAAGTTTCTAATAATCGACATATATCCTGTTTTTTTATGATCAATTAAAAGTGCAGCATTGTAACCTAATGCATAACAATAATTACAATCAAAATTTGATGGTATAGCACATCTACCTTCATAACCTAGATAATGTGACATAAATTGTATATTTAGgtttttatcatttaatttgGCTAGTTCAGATTCTACTAATACAATAATTAATCTTTCGGTTGCGATTTTTCCAACTTGAATATACCCAGTTGATTCTCTATCCATTAACAATTGATCTCTAATAATAGGTGGTAAGAAATCCCAAACTTCTTTAGACTTTTGAAGTTTCGAAGCATCAAATGGACcatcttttaatataacatttaattcagaaattaatattttcatctcAGGTACAAATTCAATTAAACCTTCAGGTAATAAGATAACaccataatttttatttaatgattttcttttcaatataatattaacaatatttttAACAATATCTTTAAGGGACAAATTCAATTGTTCAACTTCTTCACCAATTAGAACAACATTTGGTCTTGTTTGTAAAGCACATTCTAAAACAACATGTGATGCTGATCTACCCATAACACGAACAACATGGTATACATTATGACCAGTTTTTACATCAGTACATAAATTTCCAATAATTTCTGAGTATGTTCTAGTAGCAGTATCAAAACCAAAGCTAATTTCTATAGCCTCACTTTTTAAATCACCATCAATAGTTTTAGGTACACCAATAATGGATATAGGAATTTGTCTTTCAGCAAAATATTCAGCCATTAAAGCAGCATTACTATTTGAGCCATCACCACCAATAATAACTAAaccatttaattttaatttggCTACAATATTTTCGATAGCAATCAaatcatctttattttttacttttcctCTACCTGACCATAACATATTAAAACCACCTAAATTACGAAATCGATTCATCATACTATCTGTTATAGTAACATAATTTTTACTATATAAACCATCAATACCACCAAGAAATCCAATAACTTGTGATTGTTCATTATATCGTTTAGCATAATCATAAATACCAGATATTACATTATGACCACCAGGAGCTGGACCACCCGATAAAATAATAccaatttttaaaatatttccaCCTTTAAAtgattcattattattactatcttTAACATTTAGCATTGGTaaattatgtaaattttttaaaaacctCTTTACATCTtcataatcatttttatttataaattcatcTCCATAATTTTCATCTAATATTTGATATTCACTAGCTAAAGCTTTGGGTAAGCTtggtatatattttgttctttcATATTGTAATGGACTTAAATCATCATTTAATGAAGCTGAATGACCatgttcttttaatttttttattttcatattttcattatctaCTAAATAAAAACTATTTTTACTTTCTTTCTCTTCTAAAAATTTCTTAGATGTCAATTTCTCCATCAAACAATTTATCATACCACTATCACGTTTACCTACCTCACACTCTAATTTCTCTTTATCATTATGATCATAATTTTCATCAATATTAAACTGACATTTGTTATCTCGTAGTAATACTGACACAGTCTTTACAAGCCCATCAGCTCCTCCCTTATTTGCAGCATTTTTATCTCCACTCTTGGTATCCATAATGTttcaaaatttaatatactacaaatattatatggatatataaataaaaatatatataaatataaatatatatatatatatatatatatatatatatgtatatgtgcacagttttcttattaaattataatatcacttactgtatttttttttttttcttcttttttataaacaaataatggagtatattataaaaaatatattatagaacttaaatatatataaatatataatgtacgttttaaaaataatataaaaagaatatctcttttttatttcctttcatatattatcatacatatatatatatatatattatataaacatatgaaaaaaaaaaaatttcaaaagctacaataaaataaatattttatatatatatatgtaaaaataatattgttaaataaaatatatatatttatatataatttttacatttcCATAATATACATGCCTAAAAAagtaaaacaaaaataaatatatataaaaaaaaaaaaaaaaggaaacacataaatttttttttaatatataaatgtaaataaatacatacatataaatatatataaatatatacatatgctATAAAAATTCTGgaaactattattatataatataattagaaaaattaattatataaatatgggaGGAACGAATATGAAATCTGAAGAgtgaatatttattaaaagtaaGAAATCATTATgggatataaaaattaaagaaaataaaaatataaatataaatatatatatatatatatatatatatatatatatatatatatatatatatatatataatatatatatataatatatatatataatatataatatattattattattatatataatactacaTTATAAAAGTATgcgtatttattttttattttctcttaTTTTGTAAGCttaagtatataatatattatataaacatattggtaatttataaaattaaaaagagcTTGTACAGatgtatacataataatgtattatatatattatatagtacTAAAATACTgttggatatatattttcttttttttatatcaggAAATATGTTCATACGCCAATTTTTcgattaatatttttatattctttatattgatataatatatatatatatatatatatatatatatatatacaattatttttttattataacataaaaaaaaaaatataaggaaAGAACATGAaaagaacaatatatatactatattaatatttaataaataaaagtataCTACAGAgagaattttttataattcacACGCGTTTCTCTCATAgttattctatatatataataaaaaaaatatttagctccatatataatatattatatatatatatatatatatatatatatataattatatataataatagtcaAAATATGTATCTATATTTGtaacacaaaaaatatataatatttataaatttttttatcttttttttttttaattggaTTATACTACAATatgctctttttttttttttttttttttcattttcattatatccctttaaaaaaaaaaaagaaaaggtaacagtaaattaaaaaagtaattcatatataaaaagacatttaaaatgatataacttcattttataaaatatataaatgaaacaaa is part of the Plasmodium falciparum 3D7 genome assembly, chromosome: 9 genome and harbors:
- a CDS encoding ribonuclease H2 subunit C, putative gives rise to the protein MISFFNEDTKEEEKLLQEILENKNDKIPNILKEIVTSHLSKGNTQKKEVSLSIKNEEGYYDKRPYEYNECDRDNIKENIKYPSNNIYDSKNCNTALNYSNEELLNLKVDTNIFSFHIKKNGKINSDIFFIPYNSIDDEDVITEYTYSYNYYDIYPVNIEQVNKSFHSNKKRKIIKNKNINTNNQLLIKKELDEDNNDINNEKNENYNDIKNKRSNFQKLLVHFRGRLFIGCHINYSYFKIKTFLAMIKNNEDIDDTENLPLFNYVNKNIQTYNLIENATYWKQDEYPDYTDQNIQKLFFFHILIPLNNYNEEESELNYDVVF
- a CDS encoding heptatricopeptide repeat-containing protein, putative, with amino-acid sequence MLNIRRKILNNVLRNHTEIFYFTLINKKDVSYDTLAGIPWMSHSRITKITERVCEEGPYDKITWEKLSERIYKISNSFNMKEIGRILYAYSKVRYRDIRIIYKLIEHIKNKEISNIDLLSCAHVCHALNNLNYVDKNLFEIFLNKIKNIKIIDINSVINSIVTKSNTCSNYSFPIVLILSAYTKHCNDSHMRKYSLELLIYFLEHFNKYKKECTPQGLAMLLNSFSQIMKPSPEFFREEQEELKKISVHEYKKDHLYMNDDDNTVNKPFIKNKLIHINYKNNYVRSEDCIKMDKAKKNLQEGTFGVGEYVKVVSQEITDKKNNNMSNNNNNNNNDSYNNNNSYNNNNSYNNNDSYSYNNNNSYNNILNTCVKDPNYNSTHDENICSETHNYIDMLTMKEKKDVLNKLFLMLLFEITKRIDKMNTQSLSLIINSCCRIFYDKPIEFLHIISEEINKKLHLTTIRHLSLIINGYIKMNIHNPIYIDNIFKEIEKKIYSCDEKQLCFILNSMVKYKNKNENIISNINAKFILNIRKMNISTLCNILYYYTKLNISNDDIINLYQIYLKKLIDTASIHHLALSAYVFSKNKIKNELVYIILKKALHILQKEKNIHIINNEYIIKDILILINSMSALDIYSETLGTYLYYIINGNKKLIDQTNKMDDQLNEHKQFYSKNEVQDTKDIKKSILFLNDDIKNKIRSKNIYLSIKSLMLYKDKMQKCQM
- a CDS encoding ATP-dependent 6-phosphofructokinase, which produces MDTKSGDKNAANKGGADGLVKTVSVLLRDNKCQFNIDENYDHNDKEKLECEVGKRDSGMINCLMEKLTSKKFLEEKESKNSFYLVDNENMKIKKLKEHGHSASLNDDLSPLQYERTKYIPSLPKALASEYQILDENYGDEFINKNDYEDVKRFLKNLHNLPMLNVKDSNNNESFKGGNILKIGIILSGGPAPGGHNVISGIYDYAKRYNEQSQVIGFLGGIDGLYSKNYVTITDSMMNRFRNLGGFNMLWSGRGKVKNKDDLIAIENIVAKLKLNGLVIIGGDGSNSNAALMAEYFAERQIPISIIGVPKTIDGDLKSEAIEISFGFDTATRTYSEIIGNLCTDVKTGHNVYHVVRVMGRSASHVVLECALQTRPNVVLIGEEVEQLNLSLKDIVKNIVNIILKRKSLNKNYGVILLPEGLIEFVPEMKILISELNVILKDGPFDASKLQKSKEVWDFLPPIIRDQLLMDRESTGYIQVGKIATERLIIVLVESELAKLNDKNLNIQFMSHYLGYEGRCAIPSNFDCNYCYALGYNAALLIDHKKTGYMSIIRNLEDSYTNWIPAAIPFLRIMHVIKDNTGNEFPAVKRYLVDLNSPLFNVLKEVRSLWSLYDLYRSPGPIQFNGHLGNARCYTVKTPTKDNLLCQNADDLELIINLTNKNMYENNGDNNHNISDDKARDGGSSPTSSAKKTKYNLSDDNNNNNNNNINNVSTNYNNTSDGSTFGNTTLLNTAYNVNGDGMNTLNCQKSNTSDVLSSEPVNQGFYEQHASSYKSLGCMSELQTSRLYNKLELPELCSDLKAKVRAGKQYISNDPYTQKQILSNYPHMSYENKFQIQEIFHDKYASPISFEIRIGIVFLSRQAPGAMNVLCGLYRRLKLLKGVCIAFYGLYGLLHNKYIIIDDDNIAKYVNQGGLELTGNSPEHSLFDKENRNKVCETVTKLQLNGLVMPGSNITITEAALLSEYFLEKKIPTSVVGIPLTGSNNLIHELIETCVGFDSSTKVYASLIGNVLTDAVSMPKYWHFIRLMGRSPSHEVLECALQTHPNVVIISEEYGAADKTLWRVVQDIADVVCARADVGKNYGTVLIPDALLMHLPHMKILLSEISDILNEASEKGQLLEARNDLVNLSGVDHGHLTSEWVSKLTPWSLALLKTFPQFIIKELLQVDLRSMRFEQLETEQLLLQMVKEELQDRKQKGKYSGSFMGLTHFFGYQGRSSLPSEFDCKLAYAYGHAASIVIESGLTGYIVSIRGLCGNVKDWKLFAIPFISLMKILPKGQGSKYLKSASKGDLPVIPSAPVDLNGKAYRSLKIALQKWQMEDRFCNPGPIQFEGNASNYYNRILFEEQSEYFEMLRYVECYANILKDTCRFGVSADYLKNVFVQLCGMLVLAYKPNDILSNMPYIGSIEDYYDWENQRKRMN